In Nitrobacteraceae bacterium AZCC 1564, the following proteins share a genomic window:
- a CDS encoding hypothetical protein (product_source=Hypo-rule applied; pfam=PF03235,PF07510), giving the protein MKFTPTSLTINQLFNSANEQYVVPTYQRRYSWTEKQIWELIEDVAQIEPGDQHLLGMVVCLAGHHKAGLNQLEVVDGQQRLTTIVILLECIRQRFEKEGLADAARDISTLLQAVPPSGQVEAKVLLDSIDADEFRDHVAQNADRTYINQSLLNAFHVIREDAIEESIKEDTIKGIQEFVYKLRNQAVVIRLDVSEAKDAFKLFETINNRGLRLSPTDIVKNFLLGNAARFGDGALKQARNSWAELLHHLDGINSDAFFRYYLMSLLQVRVKKVEVVSRFKSLFMKQVAEAAKLPDRHNYPDAEDDDEDEVGNGEESSNGDADPTRTEAVSFRDFLSRLVQCAKCYGEIELARTKDLRINRHLRNLRMIKAAQTNGFLMHLRVGGCDDKKFREVLKLTESFVLRRHVCRERSNETESLFARLCGVDPKNPLEMIKKAYRELCPTDEKFRVEFSEAAFTSNLIDRARYCLERIEAARHGKYDELQVLGSGDVHVEHIMPQKIKTKKVKEELGDWVTYLGNNAESQHPKFVDRIGNLTLFAGALNIGASNNPFARKKAAYKESSIILTQELTKLSNFKFKDIEKRSRTLSEIAVELWPRP; this is encoded by the coding sequence GTGAAATTTACCCCTACTTCTTTGACAATCAACCAGCTTTTTAATTCTGCAAATGAACAATACGTCGTTCCGACCTATCAACGTCGATATTCTTGGACAGAGAAGCAGATCTGGGAGCTTATCGAGGACGTTGCCCAGATCGAGCCAGGCGACCAGCATTTGCTGGGTATGGTTGTTTGCCTGGCCGGGCACCACAAGGCTGGGTTAAATCAACTTGAGGTCGTCGACGGTCAGCAGCGGCTCACCACCATCGTCATTTTGCTGGAATGCATCAGACAAAGATTCGAGAAGGAAGGGCTCGCAGACGCAGCTCGCGATATCTCTACATTGCTGCAGGCCGTGCCGCCGAGTGGCCAGGTAGAAGCAAAGGTTTTGCTAGATTCGATTGATGCTGATGAATTTCGAGATCACGTCGCACAAAACGCGGATCGCACATATATAAATCAGAGTCTGCTGAACGCCTTTCACGTTATTCGTGAGGATGCGATAGAAGAGTCAATAAAGGAGGACACGATCAAGGGCATTCAGGAGTTTGTCTACAAACTCAGGAACCAAGCTGTTGTCATCCGGCTTGATGTGAGCGAAGCAAAAGACGCATTCAAGCTCTTCGAAACAATCAATAATCGTGGCCTTAGATTAAGCCCGACCGACATAGTAAAAAACTTCTTACTAGGAAATGCAGCGCGGTTCGGCGATGGCGCGCTGAAGCAAGCACGCAATAGCTGGGCGGAATTGCTTCATCACCTGGACGGCATAAATTCCGATGCTTTCTTCCGATACTACTTGATGTCTCTGCTTCAAGTGCGCGTAAAAAAGGTCGAAGTAGTTTCGCGATTCAAGTCTCTCTTCATGAAGCAGGTTGCCGAAGCGGCCAAGCTTCCTGATCGTCACAACTATCCGGACGCGGAGGACGATGATGAGGATGAGGTTGGGAATGGTGAAGAGTCCTCCAATGGCGACGCAGACCCGACGCGAACGGAAGCCGTCAGCTTTCGTGACTTCCTGTCGCGCCTCGTCCAGTGCGCTAAATGCTACGGCGAGATCGAGCTCGCAAGGACGAAAGATCTCCGTATCAATCGTCACCTCCGGAATCTACGCATGATCAAGGCAGCCCAAACGAACGGCTTCCTTATGCATCTTCGAGTTGGGGGATGTGACGATAAGAAATTCAGAGAAGTTCTCAAGCTCACTGAAAGCTTCGTGCTTCGGAGACACGTCTGCCGCGAGAGATCAAACGAAACGGAGTCACTGTTCGCGCGACTATGCGGTGTTGATCCGAAAAATCCTCTGGAAATGATTAAGAAGGCTTATCGAGAACTCTGCCCCACGGACGAGAAATTTAGAGTGGAATTCTCAGAGGCTGCCTTCACATCCAATTTGATTGACCGCGCCAGGTACTGCCTGGAACGGATTGAGGCCGCAAGGCACGGGAAGTACGATGAACTACAAGTGCTCGGCTCCGGCGACGTTCATGTCGAGCATATCATGCCGCAGAAAATCAAGACCAAGAAGGTGAAGGAGGAACTTGGCGATTGGGTCACGTATCTAGGAAACAATGCCGAAAGTCAGCACCCAAAATTTGTCGATCGAATCGGCAACCTGACCTTATTCGCAGGAGCCCTGAACATCGGAGCTTCGAACAATCCCTTTGCCAGGAAGAAGGCTGCGTACAAGGAGTCTTCAATTATTCTGACGCAAGAGCTTACAAAGCTCTCGAATTTCAAGTTCAAGGACATTGAAAAGCGTTCCAGGACGTTGTCCGAAATCGCTGTTGAGCTGTGGCCTCGACCTTAG